In a single window of the Antedon mediterranea chromosome 1, ecAntMedi1.1, whole genome shotgun sequence genome:
- the LOC140061185 gene encoding RNA exonuclease 5-like isoform X1, whose protein sequence is MGKKRPYVGVDEGLPKTKSIKKEIIELPKKKKAKEKNKPSTYKQGIKIEPVETVVQQVTVEEIEKQKKKTVNIDRIQKSMQRPKMFLNQSDQTAVNVSDIQDLIQFSCLGLVSSVQPTWCKLLRVGKLRKVAVVIVGGVNEKWYRQCSHLFTNIQQLFNVSVKVKPVSTKSVIHNLLFLKWTRSRLKKEVYISRLLEKEPDIPKQEEDSSSDDDNEEEECKLMRGDLVLTEGQMRWHGYLLPDVSPDFIQTNHVDAVDEDSPLIAIDCEMCLTCNGQELTRVSVVNEKHEVLYDTLVKPYNKIIHYNTQFSGITERLLNPVTIRLADVQKKLLSIIPTNAILVGQSLNGDLKALKMYHPHCIDTSSLFTTYKVGLKALTKFYLKKDIQCGNDGHNSIEDATASMDLALLKLRKGNNLRNYQSGRKNDLPVESIFQRIAAGKQKSTVLDVPGNLKKFYKDSVDCITVMTDSETKKKMKKALNGDSSLVCGHLHSFKTLMDGISHEQEVIESTLGKIDERVGEIYAAMPNNSLCIVVFASSTQDIDMDVNTSESELYSRCFAGIKYEKDEPETT, encoded by the exons atggGTAAAAAGCGGCCGTATGTAGGTGTAGACGAG GGTTTGCCCAAGACCAAATCTatcaaaaaagaaattattgaacTGCCAAAAAAGAAGAAAGCCAAGGAGAAAAACAAACCCAGTACTTACAAACAAGGAATTAAGATTGAACCTGTCGAAACTGTTGTGCAACAGGTTACAGTGGAAGAAATAGAGAagcaaaaaaagaaaacagTAAACATTGATAGAATACAAAAGAGTATG CAAAGACCAAAAATGTTCTTAAATCAGAGTGACCAGACAGCAGTGAATGTTAGTGACATTCAAGACTTGATCCAGTTTTCATGCCTAGGATTAGTGTCAAGTGTACAACCAAC CTGGTGTAAACTGTTACGAGTAGGCAAGTTGCGTAAGGTTGCGGTCGTGATAGTTGGTGGAGTTAATGAGAAATGGTATCGGCAGTGTTCCCACCTTTTCACAAACATTCAGCAATTATTTAATGTT tcTGTAAAAGTGAAGCCAGTTTCGACTAAATCTGTCATACATAATCTACTGTTTTTAAAATGGACCCGATCAAGGTTAAAAAAGGAGGTGTATATTTCCC GTTTACTAGAGAAGGAACCAGACATACCTAAACAGGAAGAAG acAGTTCAAGTGACGATGACAATGAAGAGGAAGAGTGTAAATTAATGAGAGGTGACCTTGTTTTAACTGAGGGTCAAATGCGTTGGCATGGTTACCTTCTACCTGATGTGTCACCAGATTTCATTCAAACAAACCATGTTGATGCAGTTGATGAGGATAGTCCACTGATAGCCATTGATTGTGAGATG TGTTTGACATGCAATGGACAAGAGTTAACCAGAGTTTCTGTTGTGAATGAGAAACATGAAGTTCTGTATGACACACTTGTGAAACcctataataaaattatacacTACAATACGCA GTTCAGTGGAATAACAGAACGTTTACTTAACCCTGTTACAATAAGATTGGCAGACGTTCAAAAAAAGTTGCTGAGTATTATACCAACCAATGCCATCTTAGTGGGACAATCACTCAATGGAGATCTGAAGGCATTAAAG ATGTATCACCCACACTGTATTGATACAAGTTCTCTGTTCACAACATATAAAGTTGGACTTAAAGCACTTACCAAATTCTACCTCAA AAAAGACATACAATGCGGAAACGATGGCCACAATTCCATAGAAGATGCAACAGCATCAATGGACCTTGCTTTACTTAAACTTAGGAAAGGTAATAATCTAAGGAACTATCAAAGTGGACGGAAGAATGACCTGCCAGTGGAAAG TATATTTCAGAGAATAGCAGCAGGTAAACAAAAGTCGACAGTATTAGATGTTCCTGGCAACCTCAAGAAATTTTACAAAGACTCGGTAGATTGTATAACAGTAATGACAGATTCAGAG ACAAAGAAGAAAATGAAGAAGGCTTTGAACGGAGATAGTTCTCTTGTTTGTGGTCACCTACATTCCTTTAAGACACTGATGGATGGAATATCACATGAACAGGAGGTCATTGAG TCAACGCTGGGTAAAATAGATGAACGTGTTGGCGAAATCTATGCCGCAATGCCTAACAACAGCCTTTGCATTGTTGTATTTGCGTCATCAACGCAGGACATCGACATGGATGTCAATACGTCAGAGAGTGAACTGTACAGTAGATGTTTCGCTGGAATTAAATACGAGAAAGACGAACCGGAAACAACATGA
- the LOC140061185 gene encoding RNA exonuclease 5-like isoform X2, whose protein sequence is MQRPKMFLNQSDQTAVNVSDIQDLIQFSCLGLVSSVQPTWCKLLRVGKLRKVAVVIVGGVNEKWYRQCSHLFTNIQQLFNVSVKVKPVSTKSVIHNLLFLKWTRSRLKKEVYISRLLEKEPDIPKQEEDSSSDDDNEEEECKLMRGDLVLTEGQMRWHGYLLPDVSPDFIQTNHVDAVDEDSPLIAIDCEMCLTCNGQELTRVSVVNEKHEVLYDTLVKPYNKIIHYNTQFSGITERLLNPVTIRLADVQKKLLSIIPTNAILVGQSLNGDLKALKMYHPHCIDTSSLFTTYKVGLKALTKFYLKKDIQCGNDGHNSIEDATASMDLALLKLRKGNNLRNYQSGRKNDLPVESIFQRIAAGKQKSTVLDVPGNLKKFYKDSVDCITVMTDSETKKKMKKALNGDSSLVCGHLHSFKTLMDGISHEQEVIESTLGKIDERVGEIYAAMPNNSLCIVVFASSTQDIDMDVNTSESELYSRCFAGIKYEKDEPETT, encoded by the exons ATG CAAAGACCAAAAATGTTCTTAAATCAGAGTGACCAGACAGCAGTGAATGTTAGTGACATTCAAGACTTGATCCAGTTTTCATGCCTAGGATTAGTGTCAAGTGTACAACCAAC CTGGTGTAAACTGTTACGAGTAGGCAAGTTGCGTAAGGTTGCGGTCGTGATAGTTGGTGGAGTTAATGAGAAATGGTATCGGCAGTGTTCCCACCTTTTCACAAACATTCAGCAATTATTTAATGTT tcTGTAAAAGTGAAGCCAGTTTCGACTAAATCTGTCATACATAATCTACTGTTTTTAAAATGGACCCGATCAAGGTTAAAAAAGGAGGTGTATATTTCCC GTTTACTAGAGAAGGAACCAGACATACCTAAACAGGAAGAAG acAGTTCAAGTGACGATGACAATGAAGAGGAAGAGTGTAAATTAATGAGAGGTGACCTTGTTTTAACTGAGGGTCAAATGCGTTGGCATGGTTACCTTCTACCTGATGTGTCACCAGATTTCATTCAAACAAACCATGTTGATGCAGTTGATGAGGATAGTCCACTGATAGCCATTGATTGTGAGATG TGTTTGACATGCAATGGACAAGAGTTAACCAGAGTTTCTGTTGTGAATGAGAAACATGAAGTTCTGTATGACACACTTGTGAAACcctataataaaattatacacTACAATACGCA GTTCAGTGGAATAACAGAACGTTTACTTAACCCTGTTACAATAAGATTGGCAGACGTTCAAAAAAAGTTGCTGAGTATTATACCAACCAATGCCATCTTAGTGGGACAATCACTCAATGGAGATCTGAAGGCATTAAAG ATGTATCACCCACACTGTATTGATACAAGTTCTCTGTTCACAACATATAAAGTTGGACTTAAAGCACTTACCAAATTCTACCTCAA AAAAGACATACAATGCGGAAACGATGGCCACAATTCCATAGAAGATGCAACAGCATCAATGGACCTTGCTTTACTTAAACTTAGGAAAGGTAATAATCTAAGGAACTATCAAAGTGGACGGAAGAATGACCTGCCAGTGGAAAG TATATTTCAGAGAATAGCAGCAGGTAAACAAAAGTCGACAGTATTAGATGTTCCTGGCAACCTCAAGAAATTTTACAAAGACTCGGTAGATTGTATAACAGTAATGACAGATTCAGAG ACAAAGAAGAAAATGAAGAAGGCTTTGAACGGAGATAGTTCTCTTGTTTGTGGTCACCTACATTCCTTTAAGACACTGATGGATGGAATATCACATGAACAGGAGGTCATTGAG TCAACGCTGGGTAAAATAGATGAACGTGTTGGCGAAATCTATGCCGCAATGCCTAACAACAGCCTTTGCATTGTTGTATTTGCGTCATCAACGCAGGACATCGACATGGATGTCAATACGTCAGAGAGTGAACTGTACAGTAGATGTTTCGCTGGAATTAAATACGAGAAAGACGAACCGGAAACAACATGA
- the LOC140061197 gene encoding N-alpha-acetyltransferase 60-like, with amino-acid sequence MCTRTKTDYRGRSEVKHELKLRFLSHDDLDEVKKLCSEWFPVEYPDTWYKDITSDKRFFSLAAVLENRIVGLIVAEVKTRARCHREDINILSATFPSSTQVTYILSLGVVKEYRRRGIASALLTNLLSHLSTSERSTVKATYLHVLASNTTAIRFYERHNFRRHEYLPNYYAIKGLAKDGFSYVLYINGGQPPWSFIDYMKQFGSYLARIQPCTFPQAVARHTRNFFTNRRSWLPSLPSVNLPNMNLPNVNIISRIRGQNGSSVVQSPSVQAASSSSASPEGASSTSSANCFTSNQIHPLSSGQ; translated from the exons ATGTGTACACGCACTAAGACAGACTATCGCGGAAGGTCAGAGGTTAAACATGAATTAAAATTACGCTTTCTTTCCCACGATGACTTAGATGAAGTGAAGAAACTTTGTTCCGAGTGGTTTCCCGTAGA ATATCCTGACACTTGGTATAAAGACATTACAAGCGATAAAAGATTTTTTTCACTAGCTGCTGTTCTAGAGAACAGGATTGTTGGTCTCATCGTGGCCGAGGTGAAGACCAGAGCAAGATGTCACAGAGAA GACATTAATATCCTGTCGGCTACCTTTCCCAGTTCTACTCAAGTGACGTATATACTGAGTCTTGGTGTTGTTAAAGAATACAGACGAAGAGGAATAG ctTCTGCGTTACTTACTAATCTACTCTCGCATCTTAGTACGAGTGAACGCTCAACTGTAAAGGCCACGTACCTACATGTGCTTGCATCAAATACAACAGCGATTCGTTTCTATGAACGCCACAACTTTCGACGGCATGAGTATCTTCCCAATTACTATGCCATCAAAGGATTGGCAAAAGATGGATTTTCATATGTGTTGTATATTAATGGAGGACAGCCACCATGGAGTTTTATA GATTATATGAAGCAGTTTGGCTCTTACCTAGCTAGGATCCAACCATGTACATTTCCACAGGCTGTAGCCAGACACACAAGAAACTTTTTTACGAATCGTCGAAGCTGGCTTCCGAGCCTTCCAAGTGTAAACTTACCGAACATGAACTTGCCAAATGTGAACATTATATCAAGAATACGGGGACAAAATGGGTCATCAGTAGTGCAATCTCCGTCCGTGCAAGCTGCATCTTCTTCGTCTGCATCCCCTGAGGGCGCCTCTTCAACATCGTCCGCAAATTGCTTTACTTCTAATCAGATTCATCCGTTGTCCTCTGGACAGTGA